CCCAAGATTTCCAAATATTCTAATTACAGGTACATTTAATATGTAACCAGTGGCTTAATTTCCAATCTGTAAAGAGGAATAGATGTGGGGTCTACACCACAATCTCACACAAAGCTACAAATTTATTCTGCTTGTTTCAAATTGGTCTCACTTGCAATAACGCAGTAAATAGGAGCAAATCATTAAGTATATCCGGTGAAGATAAGGAGCTCCACTGAGGTTAAACATGAGCAAAAGGGGAAAAGGAAGCTGCTTATTCTCCTTTCTGGATTTTCTGCTCAGATGAATGAGCATTAGTGTAAGTCCCATCAAAAAGCTTCTCCTTCAGGTTCCTCAGGTAGTCCTGTGGCCCTTTGCCTTCCAAGGCCGAGGGGTGCTTATAGGAACCCCCAATTCGGTCCCACAATGTGAAATACTGGCCATAGTTATAGTCAAAGTACAGATGGTGATCTGTGTGATGAGCTGAGCCATTAATGACACCCTCGAGAACTCTGGGGACTCTGTAGTCCCCGTCGTGAATGGACACTGTCCAAATGTTGACAAAGATGTAGAGACCCAAGTAAACCACCTTGTGTAGCGGGAAGAGGAAAGGGTAGATATGATATGGGATGCTCTGTAGGAAGCCGTCCACTGGGTGAAAAGCATGACTTGCAAATGGAGTCGGGATCTTCCAAGTATGATGAGGCTTATGTAAATGCTGTAGACAACACCAGAAGTTACAATTCATACTAATATTAAGGTACATGGTCAAGACCACACTATGTATCATTAATCAACTAACATATAAAGCAGGGTCAGTTGAAAGGAAAAGACAATAgcattatatttaaaaattaatgttCAAGGGAAATAATGTCAACAACATCAATGCATTTCAAAACTTTGTTTAAACATGTAAATAAGAATATATAGTCCATGAGGCAGCAGCACTAAGAGGGATGGAACTAATAAACAGCTCCTGCAAAGAGCTGGCACAATTAAAACAGGGCAATGGGGGAACATGCAATGAGATAGCAGCTAGCCACATCTGAATACCTTTCTCCCAGTTATGCATTTCTGGAATGTGTATAATTGTTAAAATTAACTTTTGCCATTCTCAGATCTCTGCAAGCAAACAAACCCTGTAATCTAAACCCAAGCTTCTTACTTTGTAGAGGAGCCTGTGATGGAGAAACCGATGGATCCAGTAGATACACATGTCTGTGAAGAAGAGGAAGGAGATCATACTGAGCACCACTCCAAACCAACCTGAAAAGAAAGGAAGGTCAGAAGCTCAGTATACAGACATTCAACTATTGAAAATTGTTTCATAACTTCACTCAGTGTCATATCTACATTTCATAATTTGGTGCaacacacaatgttggaggaactcaggcagcattcatggaaattAAATTttgggcattttgtgtgttctaaattttcagcatctgcagaatctcatgttcatAATTTGGTGGTGGATGTGTGTAATGgaccatacacacacactataCATGTATAAATAATACTACATATAACTAAGTTATATTCCAAAGCCTGTCATTTTAATGTTTTTCTTGGTCAGTTATGGTTACTGTGAATAGCAACACAAACATGCATTTGTAATAACATAATTAACATCTAAAACATTTAACGATGCTTTAGAAACAGAATTTGGCAGTGAAGCAAGAAGTAGTAATAAGTTCTAACATCCAGGCAACAAGTTCTTTCAAAATCTCAAAAAAAAAAGTATGATTTAAAGTAAATCTAGATCTCAGGCCAGCAGAATAAAATCTAATTTAAGTTCAGACAAAAACAGCACATCAGGAGTAGATCATCTGGTCTTTCAATATGATGATGGCTTACCTTCCCATGGTCCCCATCCCTTTGCAGTTCATCTTTACCCTCAATTACTCAAGCTTCCTATAATTTAACTTATTTGCTTGTTATGTGCTGagtcatatgacgtgggtgatcatggtctttccatgaccatgattgttcctggcaaatttttctacagaaatggtttgccattgcctttttctgggcagcgtctttaccAGAAGAGTGACGCCAGCCATTATCGATATTCTTCGGAGACTGCCTGCCTGGCGtcaatggtcgcataaccaggactcgtgacctgcaccagctactcatacaacCATCAACCACttgctcccatagcttcatgtGACCCGATCCTGAGGGGGTAGGGCACTAAGCAGGTACTATACCTTACCATAGGGTGACCTGtcggctagcagagggaaggagtgccttacacctcccttGATAGAGACGCATCTCTATCTTGCCACTCCAATAACTTATCTACATCCTCTGAAAttctctcctccggcagcttgtGGAGGCTGGATTACTGAAAGAATTTAGAGATTTGCCATCcttttatggggggggggggggggggaggaatcctATACACCCAAGTTGTGAGTga
The nucleotide sequence above comes from Hemitrygon akajei chromosome 26, sHemAka1.3, whole genome shotgun sequence. Encoded proteins:
- the sc5d gene encoding lathosterol oxidase, yielding MDIVLHYADYYFFTPYVYPSSWPEDGTLRQLISLLVVTNLGAAAIYFCFGTLSYYLIFDHTLKKHPQYLPNQVQREIKYAMQSLPWISIPTVGLFFAEIRGYSKLYDSITDSPYGWFGVVLSMISFLFFTDMCIYWIHRFLHHRLLYKHLHKPHHTWKIPTPFASHAFHPVDGFLQSIPYHIYPFLFPLHKVVYLGLYIFVNIWTVSIHDGDYRVPRVLEGVINGSAHHTDHHLYFDYNYGQYFTLWDRIGGSYKHPSALEGKGPQDYLRNLKEKLFDGTYTNAHSSEQKIQKGE